The Topomyia yanbarensis strain Yona2022 chromosome 3, ASM3024719v1, whole genome shotgun sequence nucleotide sequence GTAGCGACCCTTCCTATTTGATACTAGTTCAACCATCGAACGAGAAAGAACTGCAAAAACTAGCACACGTGTACGTTTTCCAACTTCTTCACGATAAATTCCGTTGCTTCGTTTCTATTGATCGATAAAGGTTGCGTAAATGTCACTGTACATGTTTCACTGGGAAAGGTGGAGGTAACATGCTGTGCTTAGAGAACGCTCGACGGTATCATCGGCTTTCGCACACGACTTCGATGTTTATTCCCGCGTTAAGGTTCAACTCAAAATGTGACAAACGTCAGCCATGTtgtgttgtgtattttattCTTATCATATTGTTAAGCAAAATTAGTTCGTCTTGTTAGAGcattgtttaaatttttctgAATGCCAATTACCTGTAAACATTCTACAATAGTAAATTCAACCTTAAGAATTGTATTTTCAATAAGGTTTTAATTTACCGCGATCGAAAGCCGAAGAAAATCATCATCGCCTTCTCAATTCCCCATCCTTTGGTGAAAtcctaaataaaaaagaaaatcaaaatttattttagtatttCGATTACACTCGACGTTGGGATCACCTACTCATTCCCGTTTGCAAGTTTGTGTTGCCCCACACCTCCAACCTATCAAGTTGTTAGTTGTAAATCTGACTGGCTCCTCTTTACCTTTCTTTCTCTCGCCTATGAATATTTATCAAAACGACGGGCACCACCACAAGACGTAACCCCAACTGACACAGAAACGCAGGTGAGCGCAGTTTCCTTTGCCACAATGGCGCAACCAGCTGCTGGCGAATTTGATGCCAGCACCCCGCCGGACGAGAACTTGTTCATTAATCCGACCGATGGCCTACCGAACGACCATCCGGCACTGCCTAGCGCATACGACTCGGACAGCGAAACCAATCCGGCGGACGACGATCTGCTGGTTGACCTGCCGACGTCCATTATCGTTACCAACATCCATTCGGAGGTGTTTGCCAGTGAGGAGCTGAAGGCTCGCTTGGAGGAGCTGTTtaaaaacttttccgaaaaCACCACCTTCCAGTGGCTGAAAAGCTTCCGCCGACTGCGGGTCAATTACGACACGGCAATCGCTGCCGCGAATGCTCGCATCCGGCTGCATCAGTATCCGTTCGGGAATTCAGTAATCACGTGCTACCTGGCCCAACCGGTAACGCCGGTTTCGAACGTTAATCTGAAACCTCCGGCACCGGTCAAGCAGTTCCTTATCTCACCGCCTGCTTCTCCGCCAGCCGGTTGGGAACCGGCGGCGGAAAATGAACCACTGATTAACCATGATCTGCTCGCGGCGCTGGCAAGTTTGACTCCGGGCGAGATACACGAGCTTCATGCCCAATCGGATAAACATCCGGGCATTTATGTGCACACGCCGCGGCTTAGTGAAGAGGACGATGAGTTGAATAACAAATCCTCGGTTGGCAGCAGTTTCGAGGAGGACGAAGATGGGAACAGTGTACCGCGGAAGGGTCGTATCGTGCAGACACGCTGCCCGGAGCGACAGAATTCGACCTAATGTGGGGCACGAGCTGTGCCGCGTCGGGTGTTTTAGATAAGCCGTGCTTTGTTATGAgctaaaatttgttttgtttagtTGTTCCGTGTGTTCACCTGCTACGTGCCGTGAGTTAGATTGAGCAGAGGTCCATTAGTTAGTGCAGTGTCGATCGGTTTTTAATAATGTCTGCTCGAGAAGTAAATTTTTAATTCTAGTGGCGGTGAGCAATGAGTATTGTGTATGTAAATAAATGTGTAAATATGAATTGAATTCAGTTGCCTGTTGTGCATGTATATATCTACTAAGTTTGGAACACCGAGAATATTATGTTTTATAAAATTTGTACTGTTTTTTGTATCTTTCTGCAGCTGAAAAGTCCATTAAGGAATGAAAAATGGTAAAAGGGCACTGAGATAGTAACATTCACAACATATTCttcaaaacttttgaaaacaacaacaaaactaagcaaaatatagcatagtacagATGATGGTCAAAAACTGGGCAATCCAGAAACAATATGTTTTGAACTTTGCAATGGATATTTTTTCGGAGACTGTTAGCAGGTCGTTTCATGTCggtattttttaattattttttcaatattccaaTGCATTTATATCATATTTATTACATTTTCAAGTCTCCATTTTTAAATTCTGTAATATACAGTCTAGTTGTACCGTGATGTCTGGAAAGGCATTAGCGATAAAAAACAACAAGGTCTGACTGTCACGATGTTTTTCTTATTCGAAATAAAGTTCAAAGACAGTTTTGacttttaacccttaaatgcatggaACTCATTTTTCCTTGGTACTCATTTTTCTGGTTGGATTCAATCTATACCTCTTGTTAAGGCTTTATATCACGGTATCCGGTATGTTgctaaatcgtcgctgttgtgctatcttatgacaagcgccatttagcacatttcgagaaaaacgatttttaaagtttgagattgaatatcttgaaacttataaatggtataaataatccaaagaagacaattgatgcttctatctgttctgcattaatctctcaaatattacgaagatcggttgactatgttgcgagtttttactatgaatgtaaacaaaagtcgcactcacacgtgtcataggcgtgtattgatgacaaaatttgtatgatgtgtcataatcgtgcatggaaaattttccatagaaaaaaatcatcactttttaacttttattcatattcttgggttcatatggtctataaacattcggtgaaatgcattttaaaggaaatgagtcagggaatctagaaaaaatggtttttctcgattacagtgttgccaaatatattttatttccagttcaaaattaaaactgtgtttttctcacaactcgtataattttctttcgaaaatgtttatgccattgtgttcctcagacattttcacacataaaaccgtctaaaacttcaatataactgagccaatcccaagatatagtgatttgaagcaaaaaactcacaatttcttatcatgtttctagctatatctaagtaaccaagcagaatttcaaaattctgaaaacgccactttgtagagatttttcaaacaagtaatgtggcatatctaactcagtttaccccaaagtggcgtttgtcataagatagcacaacagcgacgaaatggcaACAGTATGGGTTCAAGTTTAATTTTGAAgatcagaaaaaatattagcgACCTTGGAACGTCATTGATTGCATAGTAAACATACCGCTATGTTTTCCCGCGACAGATTTTTTATTTCGcgaattgtaaaaaaatcatgCCATATTTTAGGCGGTAATTTCAACATCAATGTAATCCGGATGAATGGCCTTGAAGGACCCCAACTAAACAAGCAGATAAACTTCAATGCAATCAATGACGTTTCGAAGTCGCCAATGTTAttttcttggttttcaaaattaaaatttaaaagttaAAACAAGTAGgttcaaaataaaatatgaaaattcaaattctacatactttgcaatttattccCCAAAAAGAGCTTATTTTTAGGCCTCGCGGTAGAGAACCCCATTAaccaataaaattttgaataccaATCGGTTGattagattttaatttttttgtggaagtcatttaaaaaattggttCGAATTCCAGTATGGACAGCAAAAAGCCTCTTTGAATTTCAAATCGGGTTGTTATACCTAATCCATATGAGACACTTTCCTATACGTCGTAAAAGTGCTGTACCTGAATTGTCAACCTTAGACCGCCATTATCGCAACGAACaattcattattattatttgtatgtatgtatttgaaaagtttGGTTGATTCACTTGTTAGAGGTTTGTTCGTTAGTGTCTAAAACTAACTAAATGTCACGATGTAATGCTAACCACACAGGTTGACCCCAAGAACTGGTTTTGTTCGGGGTTTCCCCATGGCTCTTTCTGATGGAATATTGCGATGTATTGTGCAGGAGTAGTCTTACCATGAACATCGATAAGTTTGCACctatgtacaaaatttcgtgcacgcgttcaacctcaaacttgTTTTGCCTTTGTggacaggttcgcctcgaacaccgaatccaagcaaacgatgtgtaaacttaggtttaaacaccgtgtacgtacactgtgcgtacacaagaaaggcacacacaaaacagaatgagtcaacactagtgatgatgagtgatagaaagagaaaactagtgtcaagaacctgtgtgtacgaacaccgcgtacgtacatgggttTCGGTTGTGTAGACGAACATGtgtacgtgttttggtacgcattggcgcgttcgagtttgcacacgaaatgtggatttaagatgagcacagaactagagcgaacatggtgttcgatgttcatttgggaagtcaGTACAGGAGCACTTATTGTCGCGCTTgtaataaaatctcacattgcgcgcgtctgaaaggcgcatcaaatatagcaGCAGTTGCTCCGCCAGCCGATTTCACTGGAGCCACTAGGCAATGAGACAGTCGAACATAACTGAACTGAAGGAGTGATAAGAAGTCTCTATTGCAAATGAGGGTCTTCTCTTGCatcgtttgtttatttttctacctgctgtgtgcttttcgaaagctGCACGGAATAAGCTTCATATGAATTCATATGggcggctgtcacgcgcctatctgaattgagctttcatataatcgcatatcgagcgattatcctgcaagACACAGTATCACAGTATGTTGCGCATTATGCGAGCACCTCTCCTTTTCACCATATTGATACTTTCTCGATCTATTAAACGACCTACACTGTCATATGTGTTAGTTGGTAACCGAGTGTTGGGCGGAATGGAATGGTactaaatgtgaaataaatataatattaTTTCTTTTAAACTCATGTGAATACTGTATCAGGAAAATTCAAAAGATCTGTTTTAATAAACATAATGATTGTAAAATGGTGTTATATATGTAGAAATGCCATCCTGGTCAATTGCGAAACGCAACAACATTCCTCACGTGATGGAATTGGATATAGATGCCTTCTATGGATCTAATCAGCATTTTCTCTcacagtaaatattttcatatttacgtACAGATGCGCGAACCTTACAATCGTCAAGATCGATCGCATTGGTTTTAAGCTTCAAACAGTGTAGTGTTTGTGGAATCTTTCTTTCGGCATTCGCGCTGCATGTCCAGCCCACTGTAGTCTGCcatgttttatcagtttttcgaCGTTTAGTACGTTTATACGCTTTTTTAGATTTCGGTTATTTGATACGGCTTAATGCATTAGTTTAACTGAGCCGTTGGTCTTTTAGCATTTTcaatatgtaaataaataaatatgaacaAATCGAATTAATTTAAATGTCCATTCAATCGTGTCCACGATTTGCTACTTTACTTAGAGATTGAAGGTGTGCGTCGCGTCGACAATTTCAGGTAAAATCAGAAAGCGCGCCGGCGTGACGCCGGCGTTTTatctgaaatcggcggcgcggcgcacacctctactagAGATCTCCTTTCTTGGTGGAGTTCGCATATTGCTACTAAGCGATCAATTagttccccccccccctctctatCTGTGTTTCGACGTTGGCGGTAACGGCTGTTGATCTGGAGATAGCAGGCGAAGCACAGTGATCATAGAACTTTTTAAAAGCTTCTTGTGCTGGAGGATCTCTGTACGATTCTAACGCttaaagtttatttccgattttcatATTCTAATCTATTTATAACGGGTTTTatgaagcatgttctatccttgagaattttattttcggtcgctcatatgtACACATGAGAATTGATATCGGCTCCTATTTAGGATTGAAAGTGCAGATAACAAGCAATAGGTTTGGTTACTCGCGTTCTTACAACACGAACGCCTTTGAAAATAGCTGGGATTTTTTTCCAAGTTTCAAACTTATTAGATTGACCCTTTCCGAAATTTGATATGACGAATGATAGACCACAAGGATCGATCGTGTGGTCTATCATTCGTAGAAACGGGAATCTTGATTCTAATATGTTATATGTTATGTTATGTCAATAggaattttttttgctgttaaCAAACGGAGCGATTTTTTGCATCTGGTTTGATTGATCGGGATGAGAAAGTATACTGAGGAAGTTTATACACTTGGCAAAGCTCGGGGCGAATCCGTCACCTCTATTGTGCCGCTAAGTATCTAGTGCAGAATTCTCTCAAACACACAAAGCACTCGATAGTCTTGTCTCCGGCAACGACCACTTTTTTGGCTGTACAGAGCAACAAGGAGTATCAGCGATATGGACCTTGCGGCTAACATCGCTATCACATGCAACTTGTACTGCAAGTCATGTGAACTCGTCGACATCATCGTACTGTATTCCATTCATTTCCATCTCAAAAGCAACACCTTCCAACTGCCTGTAAGTTTTTATAGTCAgtaagattcccgtcttgaaaggcgcttaacattttttttttaaatttgcaaaaCAATTCTCAGTTTTAATATTTTACTGGAGTCAATCGCAGAACGGTGAAAGAATCTTTATATGCGCAATGCTGTTTCAGACTAATATTGTGTAGAATATCTCAAAATAATCTTTTTcgcaatattattttaaaacttcattGCGCATTTAAAGATTCTTTCACCATTCGGCGATCGACTCCAATCCAATGATGTCGTCCGTGAAGCCAAGATAATTCCATTTTTGCACACCACATTATGGTCTCGTATCT carries:
- the LOC131690241 gene encoding protein sarah produces the protein MAQPAAGEFDASTPPDENLFINPTDGLPNDHPALPSAYDSDSETNPADDDLLVDLPTSIIVTNIHSEVFASEELKARLEELFKNFSENTTFQWLKSFRRLRVNYDTAIAAANARIRLHQYPFGNSVITCYLAQPVTPVSNVNLKPPAPVKQFLISPPASPPAGWEPAAENEPLINHDLLAALASLTPGEIHELHAQSDKHPGIYVHTPRLSEEDDELNNKSSVGSSFEEDEDGNSVPRKGRIVQTRCPERQNST